A genomic stretch from uncultured Pseudodesulfovibrio sp. includes:
- a CDS encoding class I SAM-dependent methyltransferase yields MKIRKAFTGDHVRQYDQKSQKANWLAPDIAFGLAYRYIVPGESILDVGIGTGLSSVLFHKAGLRVIGMDFSGEMLAICREKGFAANLVEHDVSIAPYPVSDSSINHAVCTGVTHLFSELDVIFSEIGRIMKEGGIFSFVVAHQEEGGSGKPFIKGHSGHPGKVAFHQHSSSSLAKLYERFGFELVTSLRFVSASIGKREMTYRACVVRKQ; encoded by the coding sequence CAATACGACCAGAAATCACAAAAAGCCAATTGGTTGGCTCCAGATATCGCCTTCGGGTTGGCATACCGTTATATCGTTCCGGGAGAATCAATTCTCGATGTCGGTATCGGCACGGGGCTGTCGTCCGTTCTGTTTCACAAGGCCGGGCTCCGGGTGATCGGGATGGACTTTTCGGGCGAGATGCTTGCGATTTGCCGGGAGAAGGGTTTTGCTGCCAACCTAGTGGAACATGATGTTTCGATTGCTCCGTATCCGGTGAGCGATAGTTCTATCAACCATGCCGTCTGCACGGGAGTCACACACCTGTTCAGCGAGTTGGATGTGATTTTTTCAGAAATTGGTCGAATCATGAAAGAAGGGGGGATCTTCTCCTTCGTTGTCGCGCACCAGGAAGAGGGTGGCTCGGGAAAGCCGTTCATCAAAGGACACAGTGGACATCCTGGCAAGGTCGCATTTCATCAGCACTCGTCTTCTTCTCTGGCCAAATTGTACGAGCGTTTCGGCTTTGAGCTGGTTACTTCCCTGCGTTTCGTTTCCGCGTCCATAGGTAAACGTGAAATGACGTACAGAGCCTGCGTCGTGCGAAAGCAATAA
- a CDS encoding class I SAM-dependent methyltransferase yields MSIPNHQRCRDDNSRRKGYGPTSFWVQDPKAIFTHLALEEGTTFVDAGCGAGEYSLYAARLLGEKGRVIALDTAQHSVEWLNANSREKGAADITAHICDITSGLPLETHSADVVMLGTVLHIKSVRDRAKTMFSEIKRILRPNGLLAVLECRKVEANFGPPLHSRLSPKDVEALTAPCGFMKHSVLTLEHTYLACFEPR; encoded by the coding sequence ATGAGCATTCCGAATCATCAACGTTGTCGGGATGACAACTCAAGACGCAAAGGATATGGCCCCACCAGCTTCTGGGTACAGGACCCAAAGGCAATTTTCACCCATCTGGCCTTGGAGGAAGGAACAACCTTCGTCGATGCCGGGTGCGGTGCTGGAGAATATTCCCTCTATGCCGCGCGGCTGTTGGGAGAAAAGGGGCGTGTCATCGCACTGGACACCGCACAGCATTCAGTCGAATGGCTGAACGCAAATTCCCGTGAAAAAGGAGCGGCTGACATAACGGCTCACATTTGCGACATAACATCCGGCCTTCCGCTGGAGACACACAGTGCCGATGTCGTCATGCTGGGCACCGTGCTGCACATAAAAAGTGTGCGCGATCGGGCCAAAACCATGTTTTCTGAAATCAAACGAATATTGCGCCCGAACGGGTTGCTAGCAGTGCTTGAGTGCAGAAAAGTGGAGGCGAACTTCGGTCCCCCTCTCCATTCACGTCTTTCACCGAAAGACGTTGAAGCCCTGACCGCCCCCTGCGGATTCATGAAGCACTCGGTTCTGACCCTTGAACATACGTACCTGGCTTGTTTCGAACCCCGATAG
- a CDS encoding acyl-CoA dehydratase activase, with product MHSLGIDIGYSAVKIAIIDSSNTVIHTKYALHRGEVSKTLKQMLEQALEQFDTDQIHYGAVTGSGSTFLAASGKIHPVNEVASVVEGSLLLDNECLSIIEMGGQTAKFITGFTPEDKTRVEVSMTSNCSSGTGSFLEEQVSRLGMEIEDYSEHAAKATFIPRIAGRCSVFAKTDIIHHQQEGVSVNDILAGLAHAVVKNYKSSVMRRLPKNTPILFVGGVCRNSAITEAMTSELKVSPKELRVHKNSSLAGAIGAAILAVQERLSINLDETTEALTDAPALNIHLQEDLHLKELAGLGTDDGKAKHIPRSLPKSTPANCWLGIDVGSTSTNLVLIDDHDNILGYRYLRTAGDPVRAVRAGLLELHEEFGDRIRVAGAATTGSGRYMIGRMVGADVVRDEITAQARAAVSIDPSVDTIFEIGGQDSKFIALENGVVSDFQMNKICAAGTGSFIEEQSKKLGVQLEEIGPIALSGTAPVSLGERCTVFMETSIAAHLANGENIKDLAAGLCYSIVKNYMNRVVGQKHVGRKIFLQGGVAHNQGVVNAFRAVTGKDIIVPPFFSVTGAYGAAILARMEMEETDAAVTNFKGFTPDIPKEVHAEAISDTVAGSDFNRKVQEFIFEGYDDVMDPDKKTVGIPRALFTYGMFPMFYPFFRELGLNVLLSEPTSEKTIRLSQEHSLDETCYPVKLINGHAAELVAKGVDYLFFPDLYTVFHPGSLSRQDFGCAYMQLAFKIINKAMDLEDRKIELLAPTIAFNQGPDFMRNVFVNMGRRLGKTEQETGRAMQKAMASFKAFEDKLEQRGKETIANLDPDRKTFVLISKIYGVADPVLNLGIADKLATMGYNTLPFYDMPEVDIFQDHPNMYWPFGQHILEAAKLVSIHPNLYAVFLTHHGCGPDTVTSHFFKEIMGNKLYLTVEVDEHSSGVGIITRVEAFVNSLDKRPVLDAGPLDTYTDLPSEEPVNINTSHILPTQEKLIIPHIYPYSSLACKALEAAGFNAIQTNQTTAASIDLGRNHTITNEYYSLTVLLGDILKTLNDSNGSKEKVTIVLPQSEGAEVDGQYSRFIRTKLDECGLEHVGIISPYMEDLLNLNENNARTLFLCLLAGDLILLAPRHRREALQKTMENMLESNTLNQEFLESVAHHIHTWIQEENGGKTVFALGEPMTLYNDVLNNDTFKALEEGGNRVVYAPFTEIMWTFWHDFAPEDNGRQATKKRLLDEFKNTIRAIAAILGDHSHFEPDLEQLMTKADDILGFYAGAFGRYRSAKPFGNLSETRGIISVTPMYENTGISLDILHKRRNGDNSLPLLPLTFDGNKNKVVETKVESFLFYI from the coding sequence TACACTATGGAGCTGTCACAGGAAGCGGTAGCACATTCCTCGCCGCTTCAGGAAAGATCCATCCAGTCAACGAAGTGGCATCTGTTGTTGAAGGCAGCCTGCTTCTCGACAACGAATGCCTTTCCATCATTGAAATGGGCGGCCAAACGGCGAAATTCATCACCGGTTTTACGCCGGAAGACAAAACTCGGGTGGAAGTCTCCATGACCTCCAACTGCTCGTCAGGCACCGGGTCGTTTCTCGAAGAACAGGTTTCACGGCTGGGCATGGAGATTGAAGATTATTCCGAGCACGCAGCCAAGGCGACCTTCATTCCCCGCATTGCCGGACGATGCAGTGTCTTTGCCAAAACCGACATCATTCACCACCAACAGGAAGGTGTCTCGGTTAATGACATATTGGCAGGACTGGCACACGCCGTCGTCAAAAACTATAAAAGCTCGGTCATGCGTCGACTCCCCAAGAACACGCCCATACTCTTCGTCGGTGGAGTCTGCCGCAACAGCGCGATCACGGAGGCCATGACATCAGAGCTCAAGGTCAGCCCAAAGGAATTACGCGTCCATAAAAACTCAAGTCTTGCCGGAGCTATTGGTGCGGCCATACTGGCCGTGCAGGAAAGATTGTCCATCAATCTCGATGAGACAACTGAGGCTTTGACTGATGCACCAGCACTGAATATCCACTTGCAAGAAGACCTGCACCTCAAAGAATTGGCGGGCCTCGGCACGGATGACGGCAAAGCCAAACATATACCCCGTAGTCTTCCGAAATCGACTCCGGCAAACTGCTGGCTGGGCATTGATGTAGGGTCAACAAGCACCAATCTGGTCCTTATCGACGATCACGACAATATCCTCGGTTACCGATACCTGAGAACGGCTGGAGACCCGGTTCGGGCAGTACGCGCGGGTCTTTTGGAACTGCATGAGGAATTCGGCGACAGAATCAGAGTAGCAGGTGCCGCCACAACAGGGTCCGGCAGATATATGATTGGTCGCATGGTTGGAGCCGACGTGGTTCGCGACGAAATCACCGCCCAGGCCAGGGCCGCAGTGTCAATCGACCCATCTGTGGACACGATCTTTGAAATCGGCGGCCAGGACTCAAAGTTCATTGCACTCGAAAACGGCGTTGTCTCAGACTTTCAAATGAACAAGATATGCGCCGCCGGAACCGGCTCCTTTATTGAGGAACAGTCCAAAAAGCTGGGGGTGCAATTGGAAGAGATCGGCCCCATCGCCCTTTCGGGAACAGCTCCTGTCAGCCTCGGCGAACGCTGCACCGTCTTCATGGAAACCAGCATTGCCGCACACCTTGCAAATGGTGAAAACATCAAGGATCTGGCGGCCGGCCTCTGCTATTCCATCGTCAAAAATTATATGAACCGCGTGGTCGGACAAAAACATGTAGGCCGGAAAATATTCCTACAAGGCGGCGTGGCGCATAATCAGGGGGTCGTCAATGCGTTTCGCGCAGTGACAGGCAAGGATATAATCGTCCCCCCATTCTTTAGTGTCACAGGAGCTTACGGTGCCGCCATCCTGGCCCGTATGGAAATGGAAGAGACAGATGCCGCCGTCACGAACTTCAAGGGATTCACTCCGGACATTCCGAAAGAAGTTCACGCGGAAGCGATTTCGGACACTGTCGCCGGATCAGACTTCAACAGAAAAGTTCAGGAATTCATTTTTGAGGGATATGATGACGTCATGGACCCGGACAAAAAAACTGTTGGTATCCCCCGAGCCCTTTTCACTTATGGCATGTTCCCGATGTTCTACCCTTTCTTCCGTGAGTTGGGACTCAATGTCCTGCTCTCTGAACCCACGTCCGAAAAAACGATACGGTTATCTCAGGAGCACTCTCTGGACGAGACGTGCTATCCCGTCAAGCTCATCAACGGACACGCGGCTGAACTGGTCGCAAAGGGCGTTGACTACCTGTTCTTTCCCGACCTTTACACCGTCTTTCATCCAGGTTCTCTCTCCCGTCAGGACTTTGGTTGCGCATACATGCAACTGGCCTTCAAGATTATCAACAAAGCCATGGACCTTGAAGACAGAAAAATCGAACTTCTGGCACCGACCATTGCCTTCAATCAAGGACCGGACTTCATGCGCAACGTGTTCGTGAACATGGGCCGCAGGCTTGGAAAGACAGAGCAGGAAACAGGGAGGGCCATGCAAAAGGCCATGGCATCGTTCAAGGCGTTTGAGGACAAGCTGGAACAACGCGGCAAAGAAACCATCGCCAACCTCGACCCCGACCGCAAAACATTTGTGCTCATCTCCAAAATTTATGGCGTGGCTGACCCGGTTCTCAACCTTGGCATAGCCGACAAACTTGCCACCATGGGATATAATACCTTGCCGTTTTACGACATGCCCGAGGTAGATATCTTCCAGGATCATCCGAACATGTACTGGCCCTTCGGCCAACACATTCTCGAAGCGGCAAAACTGGTTTCCATTCACCCGAACCTCTATGCTGTGTTCCTCACGCACCATGGCTGCGGACCGGACACCGTGACGTCTCACTTCTTCAAGGAGATTATGGGAAACAAGCTATACCTGACCGTTGAGGTGGATGAACACTCCTCCGGAGTCGGAATCATCACCCGGGTAGAGGCGTTCGTGAACAGCTTGGACAAACGCCCCGTTCTGGACGCAGGCCCCCTTGATACATACACCGATCTTCCTTCGGAAGAGCCGGTGAATATCAACACCAGCCACATCCTTCCCACACAGGAAAAACTCATCATACCTCATATATACCCATACTCCAGTCTGGCTTGCAAAGCTCTGGAAGCAGCAGGATTTAACGCAATCCAGACAAACCAGACAACGGCAGCTTCGATAGATCTCGGCAGAAATCACACCATTACCAACGAATACTATTCACTGACCGTGTTGCTGGGTGACATCCTCAAAACCCTGAATGACTCAAACGGTTCCAAAGAAAAAGTCACCATAGTACTCCCGCAATCCGAAGGAGCCGAGGTTGACGGGCAGTATTCACGGTTCATTCGCACCAAGTTGGACGAATGCGGACTGGAACATGTCGGAATCATCTCTCCCTATATGGAAGACCTCCTCAACTTGAATGAGAATAATGCAAGGACGCTCTTCCTGTGCCTGTTGGCCGGAGATCTCATCCTGCTCGCTCCCAGGCACAGAAGAGAGGCTCTCCAGAAAACCATGGAAAACATGCTTGAAAGCAACACATTGAATCAGGAATTTCTCGAATCCGTAGCCCATCACATTCACACATGGATTCAGGAAGAGAACGGAGGGAAAACGGTCTTCGCACTCGGTGAACCGATGACGTTATACAACGACGTGTTGAACAACGACACGTTCAAGGCCCTCGAAGAAGGTGGAAACCGTGTAGTCTATGCTCCTTTCACTGAAATCATGTGGACTTTCTGGCACGACTTCGCTCCTGAAGATAACGGACGACAAGCAACAAAAAAACGGCTGCTGGATGAATTCAAAAACACAATCCGCGCCATTGCCGCAATCCTTGGCGACCACAGCCACTTCGAACCGGATCTGGAACAACTCATGACCAAGGCCGACGACATACTCGGCTTTTATGCGGGAGCCTTCGGCCGCTACCGCAGTGCGAAACCCTTTGGGAATCTGTCTGAGACACGCGGCATTATCTCGGTCACACCAATGTACGAAAACACGGGCATCTCCCTCGACATCCTGCACAAGCGGCGTAACGGTGACAATTCCCTGCCTCTGCTACCGCTAACTTTTGACGGCAACAAGAACAAGGTGGTCGAAACAAAAGTGGAATCGTTCCTCTTTTATATTTGA
- a CDS encoding Fur family transcriptional regulator, which translates to MHSTQHEMPPHTRKDNSKMEIMQTLQKKGFKLTRQRKVILKVFLDMAGHPSPEEIHKEIRRRGDSLGMATIYRTLKVLLEADIVRKLEFGDGQSRYEQRNEEEQHLHMVCKRCGQTFEAPTVAVDWLFEELAKIHEFELHGHTAYLYGLCDACISSSSKKHKKG; encoded by the coding sequence ATGCACAGCACACAGCACGAAATGCCCCCCCATACACGGAAGGACAATTCCAAAATGGAAATAATGCAGACATTGCAAAAAAAGGGATTCAAGCTAACCCGTCAACGCAAGGTCATCCTGAAGGTCTTTCTGGACATGGCCGGACACCCGTCCCCAGAAGAAATCCATAAAGAGATTCGACGCCGGGGCGACTCGTTGGGCATGGCAACCATATACCGCACGCTGAAGGTCCTGCTCGAAGCCGATATCGTGCGCAAACTCGAATTCGGAGACGGGCAGAGCCGGTATGAACAACGGAATGAGGAAGAACAGCATCTGCACATGGTCTGCAAACGGTGCGGACAGACCTTCGAAGCACCGACAGTTGCCGTGGACTGGCTGTTTGAGGAACTGGCTAAAATCCATGAATTCGAACTACATGGACACACCGCGTACCTCTACGGACTCTGCGACGCATGCATCTCGTCTTCATCAAAAAAACATAAAAAAGGATAA